The following DNA comes from Cryobacterium psychrophilum.
CGTGGGCTACAAGCTCGGCGACGGAGAAACGCACTATGCCCTCGAAGGTTCCATCGCCGTCACGGGTTCGCTCGTGCAGTGGATGCGCGACAACCTCGGCATGATCAAGTCCGCCGAGGAGATCGAGACGCTCGCCAAGACGGTCGACGACAACGGCGGGGCCTACTTCGTGCCGGCGTTCTCCGGACTCTTCGCGCCGTACTGGCGCTCGGACGCCCGGGGCGCCCTCGTTGGCCTGACCCGCTACGTGAACAGGGGCCACATCGCCCGCGCCGCGCTTGAGGCCATTGCGTACCAGACGCGTGAGGTTCTCGACGCGGTGAACGCTGACTCCGGAGTGCCGCTGACCGAACTGAAGGTAGACGGCGGGGCCACGGCCAACAACCTGCTCATGCAGTTCCAGGCTGACATGATCGGTGTGCCGGTCGTGCGACCCGTTGTTGCAGAGACCACAGCGCTCGGTGCCGCCTACGCGGCAGGCCTCGCCGTGGGCTTCTGGAGCGACCTCGACGACCTGCGCTCCAACTGGCAGGAGGACGCCCGCTGGGAGCCGTCGATGGACAAGGACGAGTCCGAACGTCTGCTGCGAAACTGGAAGAAGGCCGTCACCAAGACCCTCGACTGGGTCGACGAAGACGTGCGCTAACCGGCGCCGCCTCACTCGCTCCACCCGCCTCACCTGAAGCCCGGCGGTCGCTCTGCGGCCACCGGGCTTCTCGCGTCTCTGTGCCGCGTCCCGCGTGTTGCTAGTTCAGGAAATCCGGCGAAATGGTGACTCGCCGGCCCGGAGCAGTGCGGCGGATGCGACGAGCCTGCCCGGATCTCCTGAAGTAGCAACCGGGGCGCCGTTCGGCCGCGCTCTCTCCCCAGGAGACGAGACCGTGGCATTGTCCACAGATGCATTTTTCCACGACGACGGCCTGTCCGCCGTCGCGCACACTGGCCCCATGAACTGGTCGCAACACTTCGCTGGCGCCAATCGAACGATTTTTGAGACGGCTGAGCTGAAGGTCGCCGGAGCCACATGCCGGGTGCTCCGAGACGCCGTTGATGAGGGCACTCTGGTACGGGTTCGCCGCGGGTACTACGCACTTCCGGCTACCAGCCCGCACGTCTTGGAAGCCGTGCGCGTCGGTGGACGGCTCGGGTGTATTTCCGCCGCAGCGGATGCCGGCGTCTTCGCCTTCGAGGAGCGCTTCGCGCACATTCATGTCGACCCCACGGCGTCGCGGCTCCGCGCCCCCCACGACCGCTTTCAGCGACTCGCCAACGAGAATCGCGACGGAGTCGAACTTCACTGGGACCAGCTGCGCAGGCCCGACGGAGGCAACGAATATCGGGTCTCGCTGCCTGATGCCCTGATTCAGGTCTTTCGGTGTCAAAGACCACGATTCGCCCTGGCCACACTTGAAAACGCGCTTCACCAAAAGCTTCTTCCGGTCGCTGCGGTGGCGGGCATCTTCGCTGACCTGCCCGAGGAACTGCAGTACGTTCGCCGCCGTGTCGACCGGCGCAGTGAATCTGGTCAGGAAAGCGTGCTGCGCTGGATCGTTCTCACGGCCGGCGTGCACTGCGAGATCCAGGTCGCCATCGCACCCATCGGACGCGTGGACCTTCTCATTGAAGGTTTCCTCGTCGTCGAGGCAGACAGCCGCAAGTTCCATGATGGCTGGGAACGTCATTCCGCGGACCGCACGCGAGACTGTGCTCTGGCCATCCTCGGGTATGTGACCTACCGAGCCCTCTACAAAGACATCATGTACCGACCGGAGCGTGTGATTGCCGCGATCATGGGCCTACTGGCTGCCCGCAATCGCTTTCGTACCCTTTTTGTGTGAGGCGTTTCCTGCCCGCCCATCGCTAATTCAGGAGAAGTGACCTTCCCGCGGAAGCGGATTCCACTCCGCCCGGCCAGTCGCGGATGCACGCGACCGACCTCCTGGAGCAGCAACGGGTACCCGTCTCCGATTCCTGAGCGCGTGCTGAGTCCGCCGCGTTGCTACTTCAGGAGATCCGCGGCGGGTGGGTGGGGTGGCCCGCGGAGCAGTGCGGGAGTCGTAGTCACGCCGGCCGGATCTCCTGAACTAGCAACACGCAGCGTGGGAAAAGGGCCGGCAGATGCGGGCCGGGGCGACGACGAGCCGGCG
Coding sequences within:
- a CDS encoding type IV toxin-antitoxin system AbiEi family antitoxin domain-containing protein, with protein sequence MNWSQHFAGANRTIFETAELKVAGATCRVLRDAVDEGTLVRVRRGYYALPATSPHVLEAVRVGGRLGCISAAADAGVFAFEERFAHIHVDPTASRLRAPHDRFQRLANENRDGVELHWDQLRRPDGGNEYRVSLPDALIQVFRCQRPRFALATLENALHQKLLPVAAVAGIFADLPEELQYVRRRVDRRSESGQESVLRWIVLTAGVHCEIQVAIAPIGRVDLLIEGFLVVEADSRKFHDGWERHSADRTRDCALAILGYVTYRALYKDIMYRPERVIAAIMGLLAARNRFRTLFV